The following nucleotide sequence is from Deltaproteobacteria bacterium.
CCGCCGCGCGGCTCCAGGGCGAGGTCATATCCAAGCTGCTGGGGGTCCCCGTGCTCATCCGCAACGTGCCGGGCGCCGGGGGCAGGAACTCCGTGACCATACTGAACCGGGCCAAGCCCGACGGCCACACCATGGCTGCCATCAACCTGCCCGGACAGGCCGTCAACCAGGTGGCACGGGGGATGAAGCCCGACCTGCGGAGCTTCACCTGGATCGGACGCCAAGTGTCCAACCCGTACTTCATGCAGGCCACCACC
It contains:
- a CDS encoding tripartite tricarboxylate transporter substrate-binding protein, with protein sequence MRIRKSLFKAFLVAVVAMSLALAATPASAADWKPSKPITILVGFSVGGAMDTAARLQGEVISKLLGVPVLIRNVPGAGGRNSVTILNRAKPDGHTMAAINLPGQAVNQVARGMKPDLRSFTWIGRQVSNPYFMQATT